Proteins co-encoded in one Malus sylvestris chromosome 9, drMalSylv7.2, whole genome shotgun sequence genomic window:
- the LOC126634603 gene encoding uncharacterized protein LOC126634603, whose protein sequence is MIREMSKEHPPEPLDFFIWTVEDVGLWLEEIKLGSYRQTFKENGVNGEYLEGMSMFTTEQILRFIRRCHMKWGDFITLCKELRRIKVACLKGEQKVRRPWWAPSCLSVVFVKVAKRNRQSRVVSLKLEP, encoded by the exons ATGATTAGGGAGATGAGCAAAGAGCACCCACCCGAGCCTCTTGATTTCTTCATTTGGACTGTTGAG GATGTTGGTTTGTGGTTGGAAGAAATAAAACTGGGCAGTTACCGGCAAACTTTTAAAGAAAATGGTGTCAATGGAGAATACCTGGAAGGCATGTCAATGTTTACTACCGAGCAGATCCTTCGGTTTATAAGACGTTGCCACATGAAATGGGGAGATTTTATCACGCTGTGTAAGGAACTAAGGCGAATTAAAG TGGCTTGCCTAAAAGGGGAGCAAAAGGTCCGCAGGCCATGGTGGGCGCCGTCTTGCCTCTCAGTAGTATTCGTCAAGGTGGCAAAGCGTAACAGACAATCACGGGTTGTTTCCTTGAAGCTGGAACCGTAA
- the LOC126633765 gene encoding vacuolar protein-sorting-associated protein 11 homolog: protein MCLKVFELDRMRSEGTSSSTTSPDCIGILRIFTNQFPQAKQITSFLVLEEAPPILLIAIGLHNGSIYCVKEDIARERITRFKLQVEIHSDKSQSSITGLGFRVDGQALQLFAVTPSSVSLFILQNQTSNTRRQTLDQIGSNINSVAMSDRSVCLTLMSLIVQSNKVIVSALDRFKGFCIQEFIL from the exons ATGTGCCTCAAGGTTTTCGAACTGGATAGGATGCGGTCCGAGGGCACGAGCTCAAGCACAACAAGCCCTGATTGCATTGGAATATTGAGGATATTCACTAACCAATTTCCTCAAGCAAAG CAGATTACATCGTTTTTAGTACTAGAGGAAGCACCTCCGATACTGCTTATAGCTATTGGCTTGCATAATGGTTCAATTTACTGCGTTAAAGAGGATATTGCTCGAGAACGAATCACCCGGTTCAAGCTTCAGGTGGAAATCCATTCTGACAAGAGCCAGTCTTCAATTACGGGACTGGGGTTCAGAGTGGACGGTCAAGCCCTTCAGTTGTTTGCTGTGACTCCGTCCTCTGTGAGCTTGTTCATCTTGCAGAATCAAACCTCAAACACAAGGCGGCAGACCCTAGATCAGATTGGAAGTAATATAAACAGTGTTGCAATGAGCGATCGCTCGGTATGTCTCACACTTATGTCATTAATTGTTCAATCAAATAAGGTGATTGTATCAGCCTTGGATCGATTCAAGGGATTCTGCATTCAAGAGTTTATCTTGTAA